GGAGATTTACTTCCAAAAGTGAAAGCGGGTGAAAACACCATTTGCTGACGCAGTTGATTGCACAACAGGTTCGACCCGCCAGCTCTGTGGCGACACAGACGGCGACCTCCACGGCAGTCACCGTCAACTCTCATGTCGTTCCATCACGACCTCAGGTAACCCTCTTTTCAATTTTTTACATGCCATGCATCCATAGCCACTGTCTACAAAAGTGTGTGGTGCATAGCTGCATGCAGCCTGGATTATGCATAGAGCGTggagttttcgggaaatatttttcttctcttttttttagggGGGTTTAATCGGATAAATCATGTGCACTAAATTAATGCGAATTCCGGTGataaaaacttccagtatgctgaattcggggagaaattcgGTTCAGTTACTctaactaactgtagtggtttggtacaaactgtgTCGAAAGTGCATTTGCTGcaaaacaagtaagttagtgcattcctacggaCATCCCAGTaaggggaatttgccgggtaaaaatcgggtttcgccCTAAAGAGTCAACCTTCAAATCGGGGTGCATACTCGGGGGAAgagtcgggtaaaaccctaaaaacttcaggctctaattacgCAGTCAGTTAAAGGTTTTGTTAGACTTCAATAAACTATTCTGTCCGCTCATTTCCAAAAAAAAACGCAGGCTAAGCCACGTGCCAGAACCCAGACGAACCGGACCTCTCCCGGACCCGGTCACCAACAAGCCATCATCCACACCCAGACCGCCAACACCCAGACCCAGACATTCCCAGCTCAGCAAATGCAAgcccagcagcagcagcaccatcatcatcagcatcagcaGAATGTTCAGCACCAATTCCAGCATCAAATGCAGCCTCAGCACCAGCACCAGCAGCAGGTACACCACCACCATCCGCAGACAATGCCCAAGGCTGACGCGGCCAATCAGACAGCAGTGGCTCCTCAGCAGGCtgcacagcagcagcagcagcaacaacaacaacaacaacaacaacaacagggcCTTCAGCAtcctcatcaccaccaccaccaccatcaccagcaCCCACCAATACAGCCACGGATCTTACCCGAGATGAAGAGCACGGCGACGCAGAGCATGAAGACGAACGTTCCGATTGAACCGAAACCGGCGCCGCAGCAGAGCCCACATGTGACGACGAGTCACGTGGGCGTCAATCACGGGCCCGGCAATCACGCGCCCACGAGTCACGTACCAACCAGTCACGTGGTGAGCAGTCACGTGACCTCGAGCCACACCACGGCGAACCACGCAGTCGTAGCACCTCAGCAGAAGACGTGCGCAAACGTGCCATCGCCTCCAATCGCGGCACCTCCTCCGACGCAGGTGAAGACGTCGTCAGCCGAGGACAaagttgaggtgaggaaatgtGCGGTACGATATTTTGCGTTCGAATTTTTGCGattttcaaaaaaagaaaaagaaaaattatctCCTGCCACGGAATGAGAAAGCAGAGAATAATTTGAGATGTGCCAAAATAAACTTATGGggtggaaagtaattgttctgagtctggaattCAAATCTGCCTGGGCTTCAAACTTATAGATTTGCAACAACTCCCTTGTGCTAGCATTTGCTCCTTGAAGGGATGATGCACCTTTAATTTTTTGGTGGGCCGACGAATTGTGGTGCATCTTTACCGTAACAGCTTCACCAAACACGGTTGCCGGGTTTTTAACGCGGCTCTtctcaagaaaaaaagaaattgagaaTGTAGTTGaagtgcgcgtgtgtgtgtagCGAAGTGCACCACCGTGGTCTTGGAGGTATTAATGCGCTTTTAagaaattcaaattcaaattgtCGTTTCTACAGACGTTACGCCATGCGCAGGTCTCGGCACCACCTGAGGCGGCCATGCCGTACGACAAGCAAGGAGGACAGCAGGCAGAGAAGATGGATGCCATAAGCAACGGAGGCGCAGTCACACCCCAGATGACCATGCTCACCGCGTCCGAGCCGGTCAACCAGTCACCGCAGAAGGCTGTTGTCAAGCCCAACGTCCTGACGCACGTCATCGAGGGATACATCATTCAGGAGGGACCTGAGCCATTCCccgtgagttttttttttaattcctgtCCCACGGACAGAATGTCCTGTTTTCTGTCTCGCGGAGTAACGCAAAAATACGTACTCGAAGCTTTAATAACGACATCAAAAACATTTACTTTTCCAATTTTTGTCGTCGTCTTTACTTACTCGGTGCGTTTTCCCCCCCAAGGTGAGTCGATCCTCGCTGATCGCCGAGTCCGAATCTCCGAAACCATCCGCCGAAATCAACGGAAAAGTTAACGACGTAGATGGCCTTCAACAAGTTGCTCAAGGTGAGTTCTTCTATGGGATTCTCCTGCTCGTCATCTCGAATAACCTTTGACATTGCCTGTTGACTATGCCTTCCCTCCTCTAACTTTTTTAACTTACACTGTTCGttacaaaggggggggggggggcaaacagTTTGTCGTCTGCAGTAACCTCTCACTCAAAAGTGGTGCACCACAGTCATCCTAACGGTGAATTTGGGAGAATGATTGTAAGCCGAATAAGtagcacatttatttgacaaactgacaaaaaaaagatcGTGAACTGTTCAATTCGAGACCCCTTCCGCTGCTGCGGACGCTTTGTTCGGCTCCGATGAGCATCGAAACCACCAACCGAATTCGCCGTTAGAGATGAGCTACGTCAACGCCATCTAGATTAAACGAGGCCTGACCGCTACTCGAACGTAACATCGTCCCTGGGAGTAGTGACGGTCACAACTTTCCACCTGATGACCacataactagagcctgaagttttagggtctgacccgattcttccccggaATGCGGAATACGCACCCGGAATTGAAGGTTTTGCCTCTTTAGGGCGAAACCAGATTCgttgagacgtctgtaggaacaAACACTAACTTGTTTCACGGCAAATGCAgtttacatcaccgtttgtaccaaaccagtacagttcgttTGAGTAATGGAgctcgatttctccccaaatttagcataccggAAGTTTTTTCCATCAGatatttgcatgaatttagatcacacgtttatttacccagTTTTTACCCCCCCGCCCCGGATCCTTAGGGTTTCACCCTaaggaggcaaccttcaattggggtgcaaattcgaggaAGAAACGGGTTAGACCCTAAAACCTCGGGCTCTAAACATAACCACGAGCTTTCTATGCTCGAAATATAACCTGCAACGTCTGACTAAAGCAGACAGCAACTTGACGTCGcacgtttgcaaaaaaaaaaaagaaagacattaAATTAAAAATACAATAATCAAAATATAGCATTTacaaatttaaaaaatatataaaaataaataaataaatactatgaaaaatattataattattatataattagggcctgactttttagggttaaacccgtatccgcccgatatttaccccccgaacgaaatctgtaaaattcgggtttaacccgaatctacccgaaaacatccgggtcgcgtggcacactcataagcgtgcattaaaataaagtttgataacattgctaaacattagttccatgttaagacaaatttttattaaacagaaaaaaatcacccgaattcctgacgacagaatatgccgtaacgggatttacccgaatacacccgaattttaaaatgaaaaatatcgcccgatatttaccccccgaatttggccaaaaataaaacccgaaaaagtcgggCCCTATATATAATGTTAGCATGGTGATCGAGGAAGAAGTCGCATTGACACGGGCGTTCTTTAGTCTTGAAGGCGTTGGCTATATGTGCACCGCGTCTGCACATCCGAGTCTCACGCACACTAAGCCTTTTTTCTCTGTCTGCACGCTCTCTCTGCACGCCTCTCTTGCAGTTCCCGCCGAGGCAAAGACGGGAGATCACGTTGAATTGGGCACGTGCGAAATGTGTGGCAAACTGGGCACAAAGGCCAAGTTCAAAAAGTCTAAGCGCTTCTGCTCATCTTCTTGCGTCAAGCGCTATAACCTTGCATGCTCTGAGCGGCTGGGCATTTTCACCTTTTCTCTCGAGCCCGATGACGATGACTTTCCAGGTGAGGGACGCTTTCCTTCTCGCcatcttttctctttttcctcctcctcctcctcctcctctttctccaAGCTAAATCCCGTCGGCTTCTGGTGAGGAAACCTGTGTGTCTTCTTCGGAGGCAAAGTCGCTTTATTGCATCTAAAGTGAAAGCACATTTTTGAACTGAGGCCgtagctagggttgccaccaggccggtattataccggcacggccggttatttgcttcctctgccggttgccggtaggaaggtgataccggcagccttttgctggTACTTGTGGCTAAGAccttcataagggcttttacgaggtttttccttcaacattccactgcagcttgaataaatctggagcacagaccaaactccgcagtcaccagtcgttttcttagttattcattattattcattgttattattattaccatcgttattcattacgtcttgtgttcggagggtacaagagcagtggttgtgcaaagctgctCGTGGTTGTGTCGAcccagctagaacgttcctcacccactttccctttcccacgagcctttcctcctttccctctattccacctcctctccctcggccggtatttttcactctgaaaggtggcaaccctagcctGTAGCTTGTGAGGCAGTCTCATATTGTACATTGCAAAACAGCCTCTGTTTAATACGTCTACttttgtgtaaaaaaaaaaaaaaaactaggcaAATGTGGTGCCAAAACTTTGTGGACGATTCTGCAGGTGTATGGTAATGTGGTCACGACTagttcttgcgtctgtgaatGTACCGGTATGTCGCGGAAGGTAAAGGATCTGTTGAGGACGACGGCAGGAGGCCGTGAAGAGTACCGGCACTTCGCAGACGGTAAAGGCTCTGTTGAATGCCTTCCTGGGTTGTTTCTAGTAGTTACGTCGATGCTACCAGAAGAAGTACCTCGTGGGACATTGCTAGGAAAATGCACAAGCAGTGTGCACACGACTTCACAGAAGTAGCGTACATGCATATACTCCTCGAACTTCCTGACTTTAGGGGTAGAAAAGGAAagcaaaaaatggcgtacaagaAAGATCCCAACAACGTTAGCAACGTGCTCGTGCCAACTGCTTCCCAGGACGTTTGAGTTCTGAACAACACTTTTTATTTGGATGATGATGACTACTGAGGTGTTTCATCATGATAGGCAATACTCTGCCCTGTTGCTAGCTGTAGAGTCATCTTTGCATTAACCATGCGAAACTCTCGAAATTTCATCAGGGAAagtgacgaagaagaagaaagttgGAAGGAAAAGTTGGAGGAAACTGCAAGGTGGCCGAACTCCATCGTACAGTACAGACGAATGGGTGAGCATTCAGACCTTCGTACCTTGGTGTCAACGTGTCTCACTCACATTTTATGTCTCACTCTTTGTACTCATCACTGTGACTCACTCGCTGTGACTAGCTCACTTTGATTCATTGTGACTCACTCGCGGTGACTCACTCGCTGTGGCTCACTCGCTGTAACTCACTCACTTCTTCTTTCGTACCTTTCCATGTTCATTTACGGGacgtctaccaacctggaaaaccgggAATTGTCAGTTTTCAATAAATGATTTCTTTTATGAGTGATCTGTAACAAAACGTAAGAGCAGACACCAAGTTCCGTTTTGTTTTGATCGGGGGATTTGCTTGAAATAATCAGCGGAAAGCCGGAAAAGTCGAGGAATCGGAAGGCtacagtttggtagacaccctggttTAATAAGACACATCGAGCAGCTCTACCACTTTACTAAAAAAAATGCTAAAAATATTTCTGCCACAGACGAAGCCACCAGGCCTGGATGGCATTACTCCGACAGAAACTGAGGCAAACGGCGGTAAAGGGGACGTTGAAATGGAGACAGCGGCCGGCGACACCTGTGAGCCGACCTCTGTACCGGAAGGTGCGGTGTCCCCTGCCATCCCATCTCGTGACGAGATGGAGGTGGATGCTCCAGAACCAACTCCAGCTCTGCCAAGCAAGAGCCCACGAACATGGACGGTACGAAGACTCGTTTTGCCGCACTTGCATGCGCAAAACACTTTTGTCACATTATCAGGAATGGGCAGGCGGTTGCGAGGCATGTTTAGACGTTTTAAAGAAGGAAGGACATGCATTGCAATAAGCATTTGTTTGTCAATGTTACGTCGAAAGCTTACGCggcattaaacacacggtggACAATAACAAGTGATACAAAAAAACAAAtttaccaaaaaaaaaacctaaagAAGCGGAAAAAAGTGATGCAAAGCAAAGCATCATATTCAAATCGAGGCACTACTACAAAGCAAAACATGTCATGAAAGCTATGTTGCATGAAGGTGATCTCACAACACTTTTTTGAACTGTGAAATGAACTATGAACATGCTACTTGCTTGATGCCTTTTACCCGTTCCTCCCACCGAGTGATTGGTGAAATGAAGATTATTATCATTACATTATTATTAAGTATCGGTAACAGATGAAGTATAGTTGGCAAGATGGTTCCATATCAGAAAAGTTTTTGGGTGCAGACAACAAAAAGACATGCAAAAGAGACTACGTGCAAACCTTTTGTCCATGGCCCAGCCATCAAGAAGTACACGAcgggcaaaaaaataaaagaatgtCGGATGGAATCGCTGCTACAACAGCTGCCGATCGCCACAGTTGGTCCGcagaattaaaaaaatgaaaatgaaaaagagGGTACCATACTTGTCTACAACCAGCTTCCTTTATCTCGACTCCACAGGTCCAAGAAGTTGCAGACTACATCCAGGAGCTGCCGGGTTGCACAGACTACGCGGAGGAGTTCCGATCGCAGGAAATCGACGGCCAGGCCCTACTTTTGCTCAAAGAAGACCACCTCATGTCCGCCATGAACATCAAGCTCGGCCCAGCGCTCAAGATCTGCGCCAAGATCAACGCCCTCCGCGAGGAGCAGTAGTAGTGCGTCCCGGTGCGCGGTCATCACCGAATGTGTTCTGTGTTGATGAAACCATTGTGTCGTCACGAGCCAATCCAAGCCCAGCACTGTTCCACAGGAGACCTTTCCTACACCTCGCGTTGGCGAACAGAAAAGTGTGACTTCGAGTGCACGATTTAATTTATTTTGCGGTGACTTCGGTAGCGTATGCGCGGCGGAGGAACATTGTGGGTGcgttgtttttttgtgtgtgtttggatGCGTGCCCTTGAAGGTCGCGTTGTagaccatgtaaaaaaaaaagattccgaCGGAGAGCAGCTTCTTGAGGTTAACTGTTGTAACGCCTTTGCACGTTTTCTTGGAACTATGTACATAGACTCTTTTCTTTGGAACCTGGTTAGAGGTTTTATGACGTGATCGTTTTTCGTTTCGGTCCCAGACTTGTAAATTAAATTAAGATTTACTCTGTGCAGGATGTACATGAAgccttatttctttttttattacgcTGCAGCCATAGCTCTGACCTAAGTTTAGAAAAATCGGATACCCCGTATTTATTGTCACAGTGGCAAAGAGATGTTATGTAATTATGTACTAAATATGCTTTTGAAGATGTTAATAAAACGTCCTCCTCTTTATAATATTGTACACGTTTGAAATGTCACTTTTCTTTTCCCCGTACCAGGCCTTTATGGTGGCATAACGCCAAATTGATGTTTCGTAGTTGTTAACGTTTGAACCGAGACTGGAATTTAACGCTTAAATCCGCTTCGCTAGAGTGAGTTATTGTCACCGAAACAATCATCacatcaccaactaacgtttgtaaaagaGAATTGAGTGTTCACTTCAAGTTTTAGTAAACCTTGATCTTGGCTCGAAGTTAAGCAGCGTCGGTGAAACCAGTCCTAAGTGTTGTGCATTCAACAGAGCGGCTCGGCATCAGGTGTTCACATGAAATGCGAGGGGCAGTCTCTTTATTGTCTCCCCAAGAAACCTGCTTTTCtgcccgattttaccctgttttggAGCTGCTGAAATAAAACACTTGTCAGCTTCAGCAAGAGGAGGTTACAGTCTTGCATCAAAATCTACCCTCTCTCGGGACTCAATCCTGCTGTTGGTAAGCTCATGGTTTGTCGTCGTCTGCAACCAATGTTGCCCAGTTGGTAAGTTAAGTCGCTTGTGGCCCACAAACAATTTTTGTGTCGGCCTGTGTCAGATCTCCATACAAATGTGAGTGTGTGATTGTTGCCTGTAGCTAAACGGTACATCAACTGGCAGTGTGGCTATCCTCACCGCTCAAGATAGTGCCAAGGTTGGGCTGAAGACTGGAGGATAGCAAgtttgaatcctaccactggctgcaCTGTCTGAGGCTTTTGCTGCAGACTTCCGAGTCTGATGTGAGCAAAGTTTccactgaagtcagcccagggagCACATTTACTCCCATGTCTCTCattcattcctgctgtcctcgcgccatctgtccacgtgtgtTCACGCCTCTCAAACTTCTTCTTCGTAACATGAAACGCGAAGTGCAGTTACAGATTGGAAACGCATTTTCCTCGATCTCAAGCAATACAGACATCCAATCATGCAGTGGACCTTTTTCACTCTCTCATTGTATACTAccggctgtccagcgaaacacgatcgGCGCGCGCCACAGCTGGCGCCATCTATTAAATATGTAGGGAACCCTCTTCGGCACCATtagggtcacagagcatgcgcagagccAACTGAAAAGACGAAAGAAACTGTATAGCCCGCCATAGAAACTGCAACTGAAAGACTCCCGGCATTGACGTCGAAAGGTCGAAAGTCCCTCGCCACAGGATTGCAGGTGCATGTTGTGATTACACTAATCAATATCCACCACCGTTCACGTCCCGAATCTACCTGATACGCGATCAGAAGGATCAGAAGCCTGCGCCGCAGCTGGCCGCAGCCATCGTCTCAACTGCTCCAAATTCCGATCCTCCCAACTCGAGAAGAAATCCATCGGCAGCAACATCATCTGTACGAGACTAATGTTTACACCCATTCGCGTCAACGCTCACGCTATCAATGACGCTATCCTTCGGTAGCATATGCATGTGGGACACAACAAAACTGACAAAACCAACAACAATTCGCCCACTCTCGTGCTCGCATTGGCACGATAGACTTCTGCTACATGACGTTAATCCATGAGCGTCACACAaatgcacacaaaaaaagttgTGCGTATTTTCTCGTAACAATTACGCTCGACCCGGTAGGTCATCCTTTTTCGCTTGGTGCAATGTCTCTGCATGATACTGAACCGAAGGCGTGCGTCAGAGTAATTTGCAGCAGACAGTCATGCAGGTGTTAAATTAAACCGGGAAAATGGCTTACGAGTACCTGCCTTTAGAGGTATGTATGAACCTACCCTGACCCGAGACAACCATATTTGTATTTGCAACTTTTGCCATATATGTTACAACTGGAAATTTTATGTGACAAGTTTTTCTCCATCCTTTCAGATATTAAGGAAGATCTTCTTGTACTTGAATGTTCCTGACAGGCTTTCTGCAAGTGCTGTATGCCAGCAGTGGTACAGAGCGGTCCTTGACGGAC
This sequence is a window from Ornithodoros turicata isolate Travis chromosome 10, ASM3712646v1, whole genome shotgun sequence. Protein-coding genes within it:
- the LOC135369968 gene encoding polyhomeotic-like protein 2 isoform X2 translates to MVSTQTVMPPPAPPPPVSTSMSIQQPVNNSPSPVGVIAGAANSVAAVSQVHSHVTTSVQQPLSQSPISMAQTSINVHQGPISVPHSQISMPQHSSTCTVIPQQTIQSMAQSQLQPVNNGYKNWNTMDKDFAADQETPSCFQVQVIQQPLHNHAYLPQLYSAAQQQMLLPGNLTLGHHGMSALQGINLQLQGKPHGSPVDPTKAGQPGQHATATATIIPAVSIAGMAQTGAKGVQGVTISSAPTLVSSNGQLVAGGKPCLPGGQMLAKGATAMMGPAGYVPSTSTAAQHQHNPQHQQTLVINHLGLLSSHQGLLPAQPTQGAKAMEQQKGKPYCDVLSFPGQMVKHAPMMSQKVPTSYSQVMSQQTPLQPKSPLLTTQATAGGPTQVQQGAGVTTAQVLNPNQFKQLQQGSQHQLISSQPPATVISQAQLLGSLQALNATFPHGITWANPGQLQSPTAALLTAQNPIYIRSQQPDMFLQQGGATLHAVPVAAPVAPPQQQQQPQQVAPQPQPQQAPPIQPQPQPQQQQAIQPQQHPHQQHPQQQQQQHKPKQVRPASSVATQTATSTAVTVNSHVVPSRPQAKPRARTQTNRTSPGPGHQQAIIHTQTANTQTQTFPAQQMQAQQQQHHHHQHQQNVQHQFQHQMQPQHQHQQQVHHHHPQTMPKADAANQTAVAPQQAAQQQQQQQQQQQQQQQGLQHPHHHHHHHHQHPPIQPRILPEMKSTATQSMKTNVPIEPKPAPQQSPHVTTSHVGVNHGPGNHAPTSHVPTSHVVSSHVTSSHTTANHAVVAPQQKTCANVPSPPIAAPPPTQVKTSSAEDKVEVSAPPEAAMPYDKQGGQQAEKMDAISNGGAVTPQMTMLTASEPVNQSPQKAVVKPNVLTHVIEGYIIQEGPEPFPVSRSSLIAESESPKPSAEINGKVNDVDGLQQVAQVPAEAKTGDHVELGTCEMCGKLGTKAKFKKSKRFCSSSCVKRYNLACSERLGIFTFSLEPDDDDFPGKVTKKKKVGRKSWRKLQGGRTPSYSTDEWTKPPGLDGITPTETEANGGKGDVEMETAAGDTCEPTSVPEGAVSPAIPSRDEMEVDAPEPTPALPSKSPRTWTVQEVADYIQELPGCTDYAEEFRSQEIDGQALLLLKEDHLMSAMNIKLGPALKICAKINALREEQ
- the LOC135369968 gene encoding polyhomeotic-like protein 3 isoform X6, whose amino-acid sequence is MVSTQTVMPPPAPPPPVSTSMSIQQPVNNSPSPVGVIAGAANSVAAVSQVHSHVTTSVQQPLSQSPISMAQTSINVHQGPISVPHSQISMPQHSSTCTVIPQQTIQSMAQSQLQPVNNGYKNWNTMDKDFAADQETPSCFQVQVIQQPLHNHAYLPQLYSAAQQQMLLPGNLTLGHHGMSALQGINLQLQGKPHGSPVDPTKAGQPGQHATATATIIPAVSIAGMAQTGAKGVQGVTISSAPTLVSSNGQLVAGGKPCLPGGQMLAKGATAMMGPAGYVPSTSTAAQHQHNPQHQQTLVINHLGLLSSHQGLLPAQPTQGAKAMEQQKGKPYCDVLSFPGQMVKHAPMMSQKVPTSYSQVMSQQTPLQPKSPLLTTQATAGGPTQVQQGAGVTTAQVLNPNQFKQLQQGSQHQLISSQPPATVISQAQLLGSLQALNATFPHGITWANPGQLQSPTAALLTAQNPIYIRSQQPDMFLQQGGATLHAVPVAAPVAPPQQQQQPQQVAPQPQPQQAPPIQPQPQPQQQQAIQPQQHPHQQHPQQQQQQHKPKQVRPASSVATQTATSTAVTVNSHVVPSRPQAKPRARTQTNRTSPGPGHQQAIIHTQTANTQTQTFPAQQMQAQQQQHHHHQHQQNVQHQFQHQMQPQHQHQQQVHHHHPQTMPKADAANQTAVAPQQAAQQQQQQQQQQQQQQQGLQHPHHHHHHHHQHPPIQPRILPEMKSTATQSMKTNVPIEPKPAPQQSPHVTTSHVGVNHGPGNHAPTSHVPTSHVVSSHVTSSHTTANHAVVAPQQKTCANVPSPPIAAPPPTQVKTSSAEDKVETLRHAQVSAPPEAAMPYDKQGGQQAEKMDAISNGGAVTPQMTMLTASEPVNQSPQKAVVKPNVLTHVIEGYIIQEGPEPFPVSRSSLIAESESPKPSAEINGKVNDVDGLQQVAQGKVTKKKKVGRKSWRKLQGGRTPSYSTDEWTKPPGLDGITPTETEANGGKGDVEMETAAGDTCEPTSVPEGAVSPAIPSRDEMEVDAPEPTPALPSKSPRTWTVQEVADYIQELPGCTDYAEEFRSQEIDGQALLLLKEDHLMSAMNIKLGPALKICAKINALREEQ